One stretch of Plasmodium reichenowi strain SY57 chromosome Unknown, whole genome shotgun sequence DNA includes these proteins:
- a CDS encoding hypothetical protein (conserved Plasmodium protein, unknown function), with product MSDIKSSSRYSSKKSLPYEKALSSTISQINKNRDDIIKNKVYCPIELKNVYTLLEDSDKILRK from the exons ATGTCTGATATAAAATCTTCTTCTCGATATTCCTCAAAAAAAAGTTTACCTTACGAAAAAGCATTATCATCTACAA tttctcaaataaataaaaatcgagatgatattataaaaaataaagtttATTGCCCCATcgaattaaaaaatgtcTACACGTTACTAGAGGACAgtgataaaatattaagaaaa